A portion of the Acidisarcina polymorpha genome contains these proteins:
- a CDS encoding phthiocerol/phthiodiolone dimycocerosyl transferase family protein: MNRVPHFTASDGFEIPLRIAAGGSTWEREVEHEMRTLFDPRMAPLARTVLIHEPERTFVILVAHHSIADGMSSVFMLRDLLTALGGGTLSTYPFPRSLDEILGVPVRTSTEPGVTFSYDLARTFVEAPVYVRSTVVGAELTEELRERTHREGVTIHAIICAAVAAAGREVDAVWRDNPLRIFSPVDIRRLVGLQDECMVAFSKANTILETNSMGDLWGTARVIKETLRPFKTQVGNAPVLAAISEAMAANLDVEQGAELNRAAFSEEVMVSNVGLLPYSPHFGNLKLKSLWAPVILRGHAPEQTIGVATVNGQIHFVHSSQNPIPGLLGGIQKQLSRAV, encoded by the coding sequence GTGAATCGTGTCCCTCATTTCACCGCGTCCGATGGATTTGAGATACCGCTTCGGATCGCCGCAGGAGGCTCAACCTGGGAGCGGGAGGTGGAGCATGAGATGCGCACGCTCTTTGATCCCAGAATGGCTCCATTGGCGCGCACTGTTCTCATTCACGAGCCTGAGCGAACGTTCGTAATACTCGTTGCGCACCACTCGATTGCGGACGGGATGTCCTCAGTCTTTATGCTTCGGGATCTCCTGACGGCGTTGGGCGGCGGTACGCTTTCAACATATCCATTTCCGCGTTCTTTGGACGAAATTCTGGGAGTTCCCGTCCGAACTTCGACGGAGCCAGGTGTCACCTTTTCTTATGATCTGGCCAGGACTTTTGTCGAGGCTCCGGTCTACGTCAGGAGCACTGTCGTCGGTGCAGAGCTTACAGAAGAATTACGGGAGCGTACTCATAGGGAAGGCGTGACGATTCACGCGATCATTTGTGCGGCGGTCGCTGCTGCTGGCAGGGAGGTTGATGCAGTCTGGAGAGATAATCCGCTCCGTATCTTCTCTCCTGTGGACATACGTCGCTTAGTCGGACTTCAGGATGAATGCATGGTTGCTTTCTCGAAAGCCAACACGATTCTCGAAACCAACTCCATGGGGGATCTCTGGGGGACGGCACGGGTCATTAAAGAGACTCTGCGTCCCTTTAAAACACAGGTGGGGAATGCGCCAGTGCTCGCAGCGATCAGCGAGGCCATGGCGGCCAATTTGGATGTCGAACAAGGTGCAGAGTTAAACCGCGCAGCCTTTTCGGAGGAGGTCATGGTATCGAACGTTGGACTTCTTCCGTATAGTCCCCACTTTGGAAACCTGAAGCTGAAATCTCTATGGGCCCCCGTAATACTCCGTGGCCATGCGCCTGAGCAGACCATTGGTGTTGCAACTGTCAATGGGCAGATCCATTTCGTGCATAGCAGCCAAAACCCAATCCCGGGCCTGCTTGGAGGCATTCAGAAGCAGCTCTCCCGAGCTGTTTAA
- a CDS encoding TetR/AcrR family transcriptional regulator encodes MSKGTETRNRIITKAAPLFNKKGFEGCSMQDIVQVVGLEKGSLYGHFATKEALALAAFEFAWDETCAARLVRMDTTTNAIEKLKIHVDNVMSCPSFPGGCPLLNTIIDSDDGNATLKKAAREALKQWRMLLVTIIEEGQRQAQVRPEIVPEEVAALLISLLEGAMALDRLDKKTGFLQNAGRHLNFYLDSISMAH; translated from the coding sequence ATGAGCAAAGGAACAGAAACCCGCAATCGGATTATCACCAAGGCAGCTCCCCTCTTCAATAAGAAGGGATTCGAGGGCTGTTCGATGCAGGACATCGTCCAAGTAGTTGGATTAGAGAAGGGCAGCCTTTATGGTCACTTCGCCACAAAGGAGGCTCTGGCTCTTGCCGCTTTTGAGTTCGCGTGGGACGAAACATGCGCCGCACGCCTAGTCAGAATGGACACAACGACTAATGCAATCGAGAAACTCAAGATTCATGTCGATAACGTTATGTCCTGTCCCTCGTTCCCTGGCGGTTGCCCGCTATTGAACACGATTATAGATAGCGACGACGGCAATGCTACCCTGAAAAAAGCTGCCCGAGAAGCTTTGAAGCAATGGCGGATGCTGCTGGTGACGATCATTGAAGAGGGCCAACGCCAAGCACAGGTGAGGCCAGAGATTGTTCCGGAAGAAGTGGCTGCGTTACTCATCTCTCTCCTCGAAGGTGCGATGGCTCTGGATCGCCTTGATAAGAAGACCGGCTTTCTTCAAAATGCCGGACGTCATTTGAATTTCTATCTCGATTCGATCAGTATGGCGCATTGA
- a CDS encoding alpha/beta fold hydrolase, which yields MSNKFEGSKGDVPIVLVHGTCGNSEDWSQLLSVVSPKRTVIRPDYGKRFRDQGPSKAPTLTDFVLGVTAELDSLGVERFDLFGASLGAAIAVSIAAENPEKVNSVVLQSGFSFGGDNRLTLLFDLWRHLAKTDRVAFTKLILATGFTHHFLAAFDQPTVEAIIKGFVDSSDWSMIDEAIRVDMSVDIRDAATQIKAPTLVITAKHDQIVPPDYSEALAQLIPQASRSELDCGHLTFLERPSELAAALLEFFEAHHQSFTR from the coding sequence ATGTCGAATAAATTTGAGGGATCCAAGGGTGATGTTCCGATTGTGCTGGTCCACGGGACATGTGGGAATTCAGAAGACTGGTCGCAGCTGCTAAGCGTCGTATCACCGAAACGCACTGTAATTCGACCCGACTATGGAAAGCGCTTCAGAGATCAAGGCCCCTCAAAGGCCCCCACACTGACTGATTTCGTGTTGGGCGTTACTGCAGAGCTCGATAGCCTGGGAGTCGAACGATTCGACTTGTTCGGTGCTTCGCTGGGTGCCGCGATCGCCGTTTCGATCGCAGCGGAAAATCCAGAGAAGGTGAACTCGGTCGTGCTTCAATCCGGATTCTCATTTGGCGGTGATAATCGCCTCACACTTCTGTTTGATCTGTGGCGGCACCTTGCCAAAACCGATAGGGTCGCCTTTACGAAATTAATCCTTGCGACGGGATTTACTCATCACTTCCTGGCTGCTTTCGATCAACCTACGGTTGAAGCCATTATTAAAGGCTTCGTCGATTCGAGTGATTGGTCCATGATTGACGAGGCAATTCGAGTTGACATGAGCGTCGACATACGGGACGCGGCGACGCAGATCAAGGCTCCTACGCTTGTTATTACCGCAAAGCACGACCAGATCGTTCCTCCTGACTACTCAGAGGCCTTGGCACAGTTGATTCCGCAGGCGAGCCGGTCTGAACTTGATTGCGGTCATCTCACATTCTTGGAGCGACCGAGTGAACTGGCAGCCGCGCTGCTTGAGTTCTTCGAAGCACATCATCAATCGTTCACGCGCTAA